One genomic segment of Corvus moneduloides isolate bCorMon1 chromosome 23, bCorMon1.pri, whole genome shotgun sequence includes these proteins:
- the MATN1 gene encoding cartilage matrix protein has translation MARICGALLLSLLLLLHSPGACGAPPQPRGTLCRTKPTDLVFIIDSSRSVRPHEFEKIKVFVSRVIEALDVGPNATRVGIVNFASAVRSEVSLQSHQSKAALLQAVRRIQPLSTGTMTGLAIQFAISRAFSAAEGSRGSAPNFKKVAIVVTDGRPQDGVQDVSARARAAGIEIFAIGVGRVDMGTLRQMASEPLDEHVDYVESYSVIEKLTHKFQEAFCVVSDLCATGDHDCEQVCVSTPGAYRCACRDGFSLNSDGRTCTACNGGLGSALDLVFLIDGSKSVRPENFELVKKFINQIVDSLEVSDKQAQVGLVQYSSSVRQEFPLGQFKNKKDIKAAVKKMSYMEKGTMTGQALKYLVDSSFSAINGARPGVPKVGIVFTDGRSQDYISDAAKKAKDSGFRMFAVGVGNAVEDELREIASEPVAEHYFYSADFRTISKIGKKLQMKICVEEDPCECKSIVKFQTKVEDLISSLQQKLEAVAKRIEALENKII, from the exons ATGGCCAGGATCTGCGGTGCCCTGCTGctctcgctgctgctgctcctgcacagccccgGCGCCTGCGGGGCCCCTCCGCAGCCCCGCG GCACCCTGTGCAGGACCAAGCCCACGGACCTGGTGTTCATCATCGACAGCTCGCGCAGCGTGCGGCCGCACGAGTTCGAGAAGATCAAGGTGTTCGTGTCGCGCGTGATCGAGGCGCTGGACGTGGGCCCCAACGCCACCCGCGTGGGCATCGTCAACTTCGCCAGCGCCGTGCGCAGCGAGgtctccctgcagagccaccaGAGCAAGGCGGCGCTGCTGCAGGCCGTGCGCAGGATCCAGCCCCTCTCCACGGGCACCATGACCGGCCTGGCCATCCAGTTCGCCATCAGCCGCGCCTTCAGCGCCGCCGAGGGCAGCAGGGGCAGCGCGCCCAACTTCAAAAAG GTGGCCATCGTGGTGACCGACGGCCGGCCCCAGGACGGGGTGCAGGACGTGTCCGCCCGGGCCAGGGCCGCGGGCATCGAGATCTTCGCCATCGGCGTGGGCAGGGTGGACATGGGCACGCTGAGGCAGATGGCCAGCGAGCCCCTGGACGAGCACGTGGACTACGTGGAGAGCTACAGCGTCATTGAGAAGCTGACCCACAAGTTCCAGGAGGCTTTCTGTG tgGTGTCGGACCTGTGTGCCACGGGGGACCACGACTGCGAGCAGGTGTGTGTCAGCACCCCGGGGGCCTACAGGTGCGCCTGCAGGGACGGCTTCAGCCTCAACAGTGACGGCAGGACCTGCACCG CTTGCAACGGTGGCTtgggctctgctctggatcTCGTGTTCCTCATTGACGGCTCCAAGAGTGTGAGGCCTGAGAACTTCGAGCTGGTGAAGAAATTCATCAACCAAATCGTGGATTCGCTGGAGGTGTCGGACAAGCAGGCCCAGGTGGGGCTGGTGCAGTACTCCAGCTCTGTCCGGCAGGAGTTCCCCCTGGGGCAGTTCAAGAACAAGAAGGACAtcaaagcagcagtgaagaaaatgtCCTACATGGAGAAGGGGACCATGACAGGCCAGGCTCTGAAGTACCTCGTTGACAGCTCCTTCTCCGCCATCAACGGAGCCCGGCCCGGCGTCCCCAAGGTGGGGATTGTGTTCACTGACGGGCGCTCCCAGGATTATATCTCAGATGCTGCCAAGAAAGCCAAGGACTCAG GATTTCGGATGTTTGCCGTGGGAGTTGGCAACGCCGTGGAGGATGAGCTGAGGGAGATCGCCTCGGAACCGGTGGCTGAGCATTATTTCTACTCTGCCGACTTCAGGACCATCAGCAAGATTGGGAAGAAGCTGCAGATGAAGATCTGTGTTG AGGAGGATCCGTGTGAGTGCAAATCCATCGTGAAGTTCCAGACCAAAGTAGAAGACCTCATCAGCTCCTTGCAGCAGAAAC TGGAAGCTGTGGCCAAAAGGATCGAAGCCCTGGAGAACAAGATCATCTaa